gttacatagatgtttgacaaaagtacacttgacttgacttggttaTTGTGGTGCTGGGGAGGAAGTAATGGAAATGGAACCAGATACTGGTTGCCAGGTTgcgataagataagataagataagataaactttattTTCTCTTTGCACAGAAGTTTGTCTtacatgacacttctccacaatccacatataaacacacattaaaacacataaaacacaactGACTGTTACATAACTGACCTTGAGCATCAATGGATATCAACCATCTTAGATATCAAGCAGGCCACCCACAACCGAGATATTACATtgaatgacattacattgcatttagcagacgttttttttatccaaagtgactttcaacgAGAATGTGAATTATATGTCGCATGAACATTAGACATTGTTAtgtaaaaatgaatgtctttaaaTGTGTACAATTAACTATTATTTAGAATGCTGTTAGTGGAtcatagcacacatacacacacacacacacacacacacacacacacacacacacacacacacacacacacacacacacacacacacacacacacacacacacacacacacacacacacacacgcatgcatacaccgACAAATtgtctgtgttttatttttttcgggGTTGTTATTTCTACTGCATTACACTTTACGACTTTACAACGATGGTGTCATTTGTCCCTAGCCCAGGAGAGAGGCAGACCCCATatttggctccccattacatgtACTGactgagggaggtggaggagctttcagatggttttgacccgggcccagccaaaagctgtAAGTGGCTCTctgcagggtattggctacagtccctggggcaaatTAGGGTTaagtgcctcgctcaagggcactttagccattgCAGTACCTACTGGGTTAGGGTGGAATTCAAACATcaataaccattaggccacagctggttGTTGAGATCAAGGTGCGTGCGTCTCtccatctgtgcgtgcgtgcgtgcgtgtatgcgtgcgtccgtgcgtgtggcAGATGACATGCAGTTGTAAATGCTAGACTTTGACCTGTAAATATCCTATCATGTTTCATGTCAACATGTAGGGTCAAAGGAGACCAAGTGCTCAGCTGCCTTTTTTGCACTAATACAGGCCCATGTTTTGTAACCCTtccaaagagaaaagagagacataAAAAGGCATATCACAAAACATAAAAAGGCATATCACAGGCATACTGTTTTACAATAGTGAggttccttttttccttttggtTGAGAGAATGATTTTAATATgtcaagtattttttttatttatatcaGGACTCCCCCTGACACCCCACctaaccccccaaccccacccctctccaTTCAATGCCCCTGTTTGTTGGTATGGTCTGAGCCTTGATCTTTGGTATAGTGTCaaagccccagtttggtaccccaagAGGCCTGGGGTCTAGTCCCAGCGGGGGAGATATTCATAAAATATACAAGTATTTACACTCCCTTTGGAAACGTATTAATAACTCCAGCAAGCAATCGCTGGCAATAAACTTCCTCCATGATGTCGGTGGTCTTATGACTGTGACACGGATGGAAAGAACGCAATCAATGTTCACTTTCCAGGACATGTGACTGTTAAGGTGTGGAAACAACTGTGCGTAGCTTTTATCTATCTAACTGCGAAAAATTTCCATCATAAATTGGCAACTATATCAACAGGTGGACATACTGCCTGCATGGCAGTaattaccattgaggacacagaggtcacgtcctcagtattttttttcagtaatgtaaaatgtatctattgatgaagaccgatatatgatcaacaatgataaattcagtctatatacaccacccccatttatcctcaaggcagtgatataTGAAAACAAAGAGTTTGACTGaaatgtttgaagcattctaaatgtacagtaagcagtacagcatgcagcatttgtccccggtatttgaaaatgtctggttacggccctgactgCCTGTGTGTTGCAATCTTATACGGCATGTGACTGGCTTAGGTCATACTTGGGCGGAGTCTTGCGCTGTAGGTGTTATCGTACACCTGATGTTGCCCAACCAGTGAGGCAGGTTTCCATGCCTGGTGTATAAAGCATAACGGAGCCAGTGTCAGTATAACAGTCCTTTTGACAAAGTAGCGGCAAGTCTCTCTTCTGCTGTATCAGGAGCATCTTCCATTTACACTTAGGAGCGACAGTACAATACATGGGAATCGAAAGCATCTCTGTTGACTATGATGCAATCAATGAGAAGAATACTTTTTCCAATGGGGATCACATAAGCGGGCGAGTTACTGTTCATGTCTCCAGCCCAACAAAGATCCAGAGCTTGGCCATCAAGGCAAAGGGAAAGGCCAAAGTCCGCTGGAGTGAGCACTACGGCAATAATACCACAGTGACGTACTCTGATAAAGAAAAATACTTTTCTGAGGAGAAACTCTTACTGGAGGAGGGTCCAGCTGGTAATACAATTATttgtttaatataatataatgaaggaaaaatctgcacactgttgctgctcaacgATTTTATTGAACACAACTTTTCGACCTCAGGTGGTCTACGTCAAGTGTATTAGGTGAGCagaaacagtgtgcggatttttccttcttcttttacgcacgtttgtttgatccagcacctgttttactggatgtgcgcgcatcacttaCACTTCTTttgtaatataatatgatataatataatataatataatataatataatataatataatataatataatatgatataatataatatggggagcattcaggtaaattgggccacttttcaaattcagaaagactgatgaaatctgaggaagaacatcaatacattaaccaaatttaagtttgattgcataaagtgactcataatctttcattttattaaataatgtaaaaattatacagttttacaagttttagtgacaggtgtgtcatcctggatggaaaaaatgcattcaggtaaaatgggccacctattcaggtaaaatgggacacctattcattccaatggtaaaattaagaattgcacaaaagaaaaatcaaaattAGTGACGATTTTAATATTCCTCcacacatctgtttccaaaaatGTATCACTACTTCATTAAAAGAACTCCCCTaacacctccatcttcaataatggtcacaatgttttgtagaaaatatgaattGTAAATCCCATAGAAAAAAAGCGGCCCAAATTACCTGGAAGGggcggcccactttaccttaacatgttcagccaaaatgGGCCGATGTTTTCATATTCAAACCTAGAAACATATccgtttttcccgtttttatcacatctgaaaacagtatcatccttattttacctagacgatttcttattttggcaagactgaaaatttactttcttctgtcactttccatatgagggttccccctgcccatcaaaaaataTTATGCTActcaaatgactttaaacagatagagtagtaatgttgcaacaatttcagtacatttgtggtggttggccTGTGGAATTAAAAGAAgtgagacacccaatgcttatgAATATATAAATATTCATTAAGATAATTATGCACAATTTGACCTTCATTTGGACTATACTTGTTgcacatttgttttaaaaaaaaaagtcaagtatggcaggtagcaggcttcactcaggtttcttgattaattttgagggtgctggcccaaataaaatacttagaatcaaagacaAGGACACTGAGGAATGCACacaccgaaacgcgtctgtgcacaaaaataaagaaaacagtttgatgcaaggtgcgcccccctctctttcattcttaaaaaaaaagtcaacatCTTGTGCAGCTTGATCGGCGGGGGGGTGTTTCATATAATTCTTTTCCTGAAATGTACCTTACTTTACCACCTCTAGGGTCCCTGGAGCTTGCAGCAGGACGGCATGTGTACCCATTCTCATTTCAGATCCCAGACATGTAAGTTCAACATCACTATCTGTACATTATCACATACATTGCATAAGCACAGGCCTAACCCACAAGTTTGCAAAGGTTTCTGAATTCCATCACAATGCTACATCACAAGAAAGAAGATTGTGCTTAATCCGTTATGCTAAATAGTTCACCGTCACGTCACACCAATATTTTCTGTATATTTGAATATTACAGTACAAACAAACACCAAGTGCAAAACAATACCATGTGGGAAGAGCTCTGAATTACATTACATATAAATTATATTTGAATAGGCTACATCATCAAGGAAACAGCCTAAAATATAACTGGACGTCAAGTAAAGCAGATCGATCATTCTGTTTGAAAgcatgtgcagtacagtacagtaactctacacaatgtaatgtaagttttataacttctctcctctctctgtctgccatttGTCAACAATTTGTACAGAGACATGCCACCGTCTTTCAAAGGTTCGCATGGCAAAATCAGATACAATTTGAAGGCCATACTGAGCAGATCTCTACATGTTGACAAGAAGGCCAAGACAAGCTTCACCTTCATCGCAAAGGCCTATAGGCCAGATCCCGGGCTTATGGTAAAGATTCatatcattttgtgtgtgtgtgtgtgtgtgtgtgtgtgtgtgtgtgtgtgtgtgtgtgtgtgtgtgtgtgtgtgtgtgtgtgtgtgtttgtgtgtgtgcttgtgaatgtgcgtgtgtgttcaataGTGCTTTGAGATTTGATTGTCTGCCTCTAACACATCCTTATTTTCCTTTGTCTTGTTTTTCGCATACTGTAGGTCCCGCAGTATGGGAGCAAAGACAAAGACGTAGGCCTATCATTCTTTGCCTCCGGAAATATTTCCATGAACATTTCTACAGAAAAAATGGCCTATCACCAAGGTACTGTAGAGTAATGTTTACATTTCCCAACCCCTTATTGCATGAAAGGCACAGAGATCTGTATCTTTGTATCATTTTACTTACTGTGTGTGCTACATCGTACTACGTAAGTGCACCAAAATACATTTCTTACTTGTAAACAGGAGAGGACGTGCAAGTCAAGGCAGAGATCATCAACAGCTCAACACGCAAGATTGTTCCCAAGTTCTACATCTACCAAAAGCAGAGCTTCTTCGCTATGAAACGCAGGCGTGTGGTCACGAAGGACATCCTGAAAGAGAAGGGCCTCAATCCCATGCAATCGTCTACATCAGAAATCATGACACAGAACATGACCATCCCTAAGGAACTGCTCCCCTCCGTCCTCAACTGCCGCATCATCAAGGTGGAGTACAGGATCAAGGTCAGTTTGGAGTTCAGACAACTTGAGCATAACAGGGATATAGTCTGTATTCTGCCCTAATTTGACAAATTCAATGAACTTATTTCAATTAATTTTGATAAGATTAAACTGACTTTGACTTGTCTTTGGTCTTTCAAATACATAACTTTGTATGGCATAATTTTCACCACATGCAGCTCGCATAGTAAGTAAGGTACAGTGCTACTAACGTGTGCTGATGTGTtggtgcagatgggcctgtcgatgggcctattcactctttactgaaaacactcaactatatTTAAGGACTGttatgccttgtccacaccaagaaCGCCCTACGCttcctggtagcggaggtagcagaagatgATTTGCCTTTAATTTGCtgcattcgctctggacgcggcattgacatgtttgatttagctaatcacattacggctctggcttgacagcatgGGACATGGGGAGATATGaatgttccaattggttttcgaccCTACCAGGccgtagctcattaccataagattagctgactttttcttgttaaaattcgctctggtcactcagttcgcttcgctcctggcgaattcactctggtcgcgctggtcgcgtgccctccataaataaataatgacttCCACCGATAAGTTAGCGTAGGTcactcttggtgtgaacaaggcagtAACCAATTAAGAGTTGGTCATTGCTATTGTAAGGTTAACACAGCTATTTttaaataaggttataacagcttttattattatattatattattaaaattataatattattaaattaaaacaggcTCTGCGTTTATGGGTTTTAAGGGACACAAAGTATTgtgtggtttaaactttggcacacccttttctggccttgaccagttgcaaaccgagggaggtaGGTCAACCGTGCCATTCGGGAAACGTTAATCGTTATggaggtcagaccaagtctcgaagagatcgatgatatcgatgataatcagggtaGGTTAAAGGGACACAAAGTAGGATTTCAAGTGAATTAACTCATTATCACAAGTCAGCCATAATGAGTCAACAGGCAAACAGTAACTCTCCCGACTCTCTCACTTTTTGTGATCCGCAGTTAAAGGTTGCCACAGAACTTGTAGTGAGAAAATCTGACTTGCAGCAGTCtgcgcaacacacatgcacactttgctaTTACAATACTTTCAGTTTAGAGTTTTCtatccagaatgcattgtaatttcgcagtgtgcatgcatgctgcacagATTGCCACAGCATGCACCATAACGAGTGTGCCCAACGTCTTGAGTGAGGAAAAAAACCCTAATATACCAACACACCCCTCAAACAGTTGACGACGACTAACGAAAAGGTAGTCAATGTTTAACACGTCaaaacacggcgttatacattttctgttaccagaatggcaatgaccgagtcgtagtgcattactaaaggccctgtggtaTGTCATTGTAGAGTAGTATTATGGTAAttaaactttcaatgactattacagcgtgcctcagatggtacggagTGCGTTATGGGGCTACACCAACTTCACAAATATTTTGACTGGATAGTGATGATTGCTTTCCCCTTCAACAGGCCGTTCTCCATGTGTCCATGTCCAGAGATCCAGAGATCAAACTTCCTCTGATTATACTGCTACAAGAACATACCAAGGAAGCAGAGCTACCAGCATATGATTGGTCTACTCAGAAAATGGAATCTCCTCCACCAGCATATGGTTGGTCCACCCAGACGAATGGAGATGCGATGTCAGCGTATAATTGGCCAAATCAGAATGAAGCAGCTCCACCAGCATATGATTGGTCAACCAATAAGAAGTAGACATCAAAGCCTGACAAAAAGAAGGAGGCAGGAGggccagagaaaaagaaaaagaactggCCATATGAAGAAGACCTACTGTGACTATTGACAATCACATCCTTATGTCCTTTACATTTTGTCAAAGATTCACTCCAGTTGTACTTGAATAACAATGGGTTAATATTGCTTTTAACTATTATTAGGGGAATAGTGTAGTTCTCTTTTGCATTCATTACCATTCTACAAGCCTCCGATTACTGCACTAGTTTACAATTTATTCATATCTATTGCCTAAAGGCTCATAATCTCTGCTTTATCTAGCTACACTCTGTAAGGACTGTAGCCCGATGACCTGACAATCAGAGGTGCAATAAAAGCAGAACAGATTAGATGTCatatatgtgtttttgtgttttctgtTGTTGATAGAACAGTCAAGagtattacaggaagacagtggaagagagacatggtgtagggttgggatatgacccagtacaggctggactcgaacctatAGGGAACGCCATAGTCATGAAAGCCAATATGTGGAGGGCTTAGCATGTTGTGCAACAGCGTCCTGATGTTATCTATTGTTAGGGACCTTGATGTGCAAAATGCAAAAGAGTAAGGAAAGGAGGGACTGCAACACCACCTGAGACACACCTGAGATTATGAGGctttaggtcaggggtggggaacctttatcattcaaggggccacttcaaatcctTCCAAGGGCCAAACAAATCCTTCAAGTGCCGTagtataaacacaaaccaggatttccccctgcactttaggtctatattgaaggcagccacctttaaccctcaagcgaccggcctgtttttgcgactaatctgaccgagtggggtcatttatgaccccaaggagtttatatagaaataccactatataaattattttttggggttcattcaaatttatttacatcttgcacatacttgtccctcatctaaagcaaaaaaatgtgaatttgaacattttattgttttgctaaaaaatagtcaaacttacatacgtatatgctaaatatgatgtatgccctcatttgcatatgtaaacatcaaaatacaaaaaacatccaatacatttttttcttctctcatcatcagtaatcaactgagaaagtttcatggtgatatctatcatt
This Engraulis encrasicolus isolate BLACKSEA-1 chromosome 10, IST_EnEncr_1.0, whole genome shotgun sequence DNA region includes the following protein-coding sequences:
- the LOC134457637 gene encoding arrestin domain-containing protein 3-like; translation: MGIESISVDYDAINEKNTFSNGDHISGRVTVHVSSPTKIQSLAIKAKGKAKVRWSEHYGNNTTVTYSDKEKYFSEEKLLLEEGPAGSLELAAGRHVYPFSFQIPDIDMPPSFKGSHGKIRYNLKAILSRSLHVDKKAKTSFTFIAKAYRPDPGLMVPQYGSKDKDVGLSFFASGNISMNISTEKMAYHQGEDVQVKAEIINSSTRKIVPKFYIYQKQSFFAMKRRRVVTKDILKEKGLNPMQSSTSEIMTQNMTIPKELLPSVLNCRIIKVEYRIKAVLHVSMSRDPEIKLPLIILLQEHTKEAELPAYDWSTQKMESPPPAYGWSTQTNGDAMSAYNWPNQNEAAPPAYDWSTNKK